TTAGGATAATATACAGATTTATGCGCTGGTAAGGATATCATATGGAGGATATGGGGGGGTCATGGAAGAAAATAGTATCCTTTAAAGATTATCTCTGCGTTCAAGCTGCTGAAACATTTGGTGGTCGGCTACACTCAGTGCAGAATTCTATCCCCCCTAATTTAATTGCCTATGTGTCTTGTTTTAGCCCACCTTTTTTCACTTCTTCTTATAATATGGGCTGTGGCTATCAAAAATAAAGGTAAAAGGTAGAGACAGTAAGCCCAATACTCTATTGATAAGATTATACTACGGGGTATGCTATACCCATCCCTTTTTATACCTGTTATGGTGAGGGGGAAGAAAGCTATTGTAGATATTAAGCCAATAATAAAAGGTGCTCTCATGCCCATTGTAAATCCCCCGATGTTTAATATGAAGACAATATAGCCAAGCATGACAAAACCTATAAAGAGTAGAGAGAAAAGGTAGAATATGGAATCTATTTTCATGCGTATCGGTATTGGAGCATCAATCACAGGTGGAAGATAAACAAAGAGTGTTTCAAGGTTACCTGTAAGCCATCTAGTTCTTTGCTTGAAAAAAGCGGGCCACTCCGGTACGGCCTCTTGCCAAACTTCTGCTTCCGGACAGTACCTTACATAATAGCCTTTGAGCATTAACTTCACCGTAAGGTTGAGGTCTTCTGTGGCTGCATATCCGTCCCAGCCACCCACTTCTTTAATTATATCCTTTCTGACAAGTTGTCCGTTACCTCCAAGGAATGCTGATACTCCCATGTTCATCCTTGACCTCATTATGAGGTTGCCAAAAATCGCGAATTCAATATCCTGCATTTTCGTGAGCAGATTCTTATCAGCATTGTACATTCGCACACGTGACTGCACACCCGCAACATTCTCGCCTTCAAAATACGGTATGATCTTCTTCAGAAAGTCTGGCCGGACCCTTGCATCCGCATCAAAGACTGCTATGATATCACCATTTGCAAGTGTAAGACCATCATTGAGAGCATATCCTTTACCATTAAATGCGAATGGAGCCTTCCTAGTGACCACATGGAGATGTTTATGTTCTTTTACAAGTTCTTTGAGGATTGCACCTGTACCGTCAGTGGAACCATCATTGATAACAATGATCTCATAATTCCTACTACCATTCAAATGATAATCTAGCCTCGATAGGCTTTCAACACACTCTCTTATAGTGTTCTCCTCATTATGGGCTGGTACAAGAATGCTCACCATTGGCATTTCACCATTGGATGGCCTATTAGGCTTTTTGAAACTGGATACGAAGTATAGTAAGCTGTAGGAAACTGGGATGAAGAGAACATACATTAGCCATGTCATGTCCCTTGAGATAAAACCATAAATCGCAAGGGATATTATAATAGATGAAACAAAGAATACAGCGGTCTTTTCTATTTTCATCTCCTCGGCTTTAGTCACGGTAATATCGTGCATTCTCTTTGAATACTCTTTTGTTTCATGGAATGTTTCAAGCACTACTTGGATTTCGGCCTTTAGCTGTTCAATGTTACATGGTTTAACAAGATATCCATATGGTTCGCTTTCAAGTATCCTTGAAAGTGTCTTATCATCAGAGTATGCTGTGAGGTAGATGACTGGAATATCATAATCTCCTTGTATAATCTTGGCGGCTTTTATACCATCCATTTTTCCTTTTAGTACAACATCCATGATAACAACGTCTGGTTTAAGCTTGGAAGCGGTTTTAACAGCCTGTTCACCCGTAACTTCAACTCCCACAACATTAAACCCTGCATCTTTGAGTTTTTCCTCGAAATCTGCGGCGATAATCGCGTCATCCTCAACCAAGAGTATATTAGGAGTTTCAGCCACTTCAGTAACATCAGGTGATGGTGCTTTAAGCAAGTCTCTGATATCAGCCTCATATCTTTTAAGGGCTGTTTTGATGGCGACCTTGAGTGAATTGTCATCATATGGCTTCAAAAGATAACCATATGCTCCCGCCTTTCTAGCCCTTTTAATAGTTTCAGGGTCAGAATATGCTGTTAAGAATACTATGGGAATCTTTAAATCTTTTATTTTCTCAGCCACCTCTATGCCATCCATCTTCCCTCTTAGCACGATGTCCATGATAACGAGATCTGGTCTTGTCTCTGTTATTTTATTAAGGGCCTCTTGGCCTGATGCCACGCTCCCAATGACCTTATAGCCTAGTTTTTCGATTCTTGATTTGAGGTCAAGGGCTACGATTGCATCATCTTCCACTATCAACACACTTTTCATGAAGTGCACCGCCACCAAATAATATTTGATAATGTTATTTTCATATATAGTTTTTAAGTTGCTTTTGCTGTTAAGTCCCCCCCTCCTATTTCAAAATGTGTGGGGGATACAAAAAAAAGTGTGTAATACTCTTTTTATATATTAATATCACAAGATATATAGGGGGGAATAGGGCGGCTTCAAACGCTTGTAGAGAAAATGCCCTCTATGATCCCCCTTATAATAGAACTGACTATCCTTGGATCCTTTTTATGGGAATATAGAAGCCCAATCGCTGCTGATGGGATTAATTCACAGTTTTCCATGTCCTTTGAGGAAGTAACCAGCGCCTATGAGAGCCACGATGCCTATGACACCCAAGAGTGCATAGAATGGCATTTGACTCCCTGAACCTCCACTCTGTGATGCTGAAACTTCAAAAACTTTGCCAGTTTTCCCTGGCCCTCCACTTGAACTTCCTGCTGACCCAGCCGCACCTGCTGCAACCACTCCAAGTGTAGCTGTCCCAAAAGTTCCTACTCTCCCTGAAACTTGGCTTCCTGTTCCTGTAGTGCCCGTGTAACCCGGACTTGGCCCCGGAGCCCCTGGTGTTCCGGGTGTTCCGGTGCTTGCTTGTCCAGGAACAGTAATCCCAACTCCTGTAACAGCTCCGAATACACCCACAAACTTTTGAAGAGCCGCGGAATTTAACGATGAAACACTCACAATCCACTGATTAAACACAATATTACTACAAGTGTGGTGGCAACAGACAACACCATACTGGTTTGCAATTTCTATGTACTTGTCTACAAGTTTTGTTACCAACCCACTGTTACTTGGAGTCCATATACCGCGCCTATTGGCTTCAAGCACCCATCCAATCATTGACTGAACAGCAAAAGCCCCATAAGGTCCTGGAGCGCCAAATCTTGGCGTTAAAAGGTTTTCAGCCATTTGAGTCCATAATTGTTCACTTATAGAATTGCTGGTCACAGCTACTGCAAATGCATTTTTGTACCTTGAAGCATATTCCATCCAACCACTTGGAGAACTAAGAAGAGAATCCATGTATTTTGGATTAAGGAGCTGGGATCTTATCTCCAATTCAATTTCTTCCTTGATGCTCCTTGTGGCAATATTATTTTTGTTCCTTATATCCACAAGTGAGGTTTCTGGATTGCCACCTAATTGCCTTGAAGCTAGTAACATTCCACCAAACCAGTCATAGTAATCGTCTGTGTCGAGCAAACGCCAAGTACTGTCAAGATTTTGTGTCATGAGATCCATATTTTTGAGCAGATATTGGAAAGTCCCCTTGTTCTGCTGTATACTAATGCCAGTGGCTGTTGACTTCCAAGCATATGAAACCCTGGAAAGATAAACATCGGCAAGTTCACTTGTGGCCTCCCACTTTGAAGTGTTGGGTAGGAGATCTGAAACCCCTGTACCTTCAAGTACAAGCCCCCTAAGACCGAATACCCTGTCAAGGGACTGGCACTCATCATAGTGCCTTTTAACGTAATTTATGGTGTCATTAGCTGAAACTGCGAGTTCAACAGCCCTATTCATCAAATCTATCCATCCCTGGTATCCTGTGACAGCAGTTACGAAAACATCAACACGAGGCCTTTGCATTTCCACGCCATCAATGACTATCTTAAGCTCTGATGGGCTCATAAGAACAGGTTCTGGCTTCACATCACCATTAGAGTTCCACTCAGGCTTCACACCGAGCAAGTATAAGAATTCTGCTATTGCAAGACCGTCAGTCCGTAATAATTCCGTGCCCCACATGACCATCCCTACAAGCTCTGGGAACTTTCCATGAACCTTATAATAGTCTGCAAGTAACTTATCCACGATCTTTTTGGCGGTTTCCCATGCAGCCTTTGTTGGCATCTTCTTGGGGTTAGCAGCATAGAAGTTAACGCCTGTTGGCAATACGTCATTCCATGCAGGGTCCCCGGCCAATCCAGGCTCTACAAACCCGCCATTGAGTGCATCTAGGAGATTTTGCCATTCCTTATTTGCTCTGATTTTATTTATTGTATCATTTATGAATTCCAAGTCGTTAGCTTCGATACCCACTGGTATTGTACCATTTATTATACTCCTTATCCATTCTTTCGCTGTTTCCTTAATATTTTTCACTTCATCTTCATAGGAGGCGTCATTGGACATTTCAGGATAGCCTATTGCTATTGAAGGGTATAGTTTTCTTTTCACATTTTCGAGGAAATCTGACCTTGAGGATGTTATGGTGAAAACCTCTTCGACAAGTTCTTCTCCACTGAGGATTTTACCGAGACTGTGAAGTCCAAGGGGTATTATATCGTTTTCGATTTCATGTAACCTAAGATGGAGTTCTTCTAGAGCTTGTTTAAAGTCGTCTGACATGTTAAAGCCCAACTTTGAGGCCTTTGTTTTTATCCCATTTTCAAGTTCAGGGAGTATCTGCAGGTTACCTACTTTCAATGCGTTATTGTATTGGTGTATAAGATCGTGGATTTCGATAAGATCCCCATAGAGGCCACCTTGGACCATCGCAGGGGTCATGTGGTCTATTATAAGTGCATTGCTCCTGTCTTTTGCCACGAGTCCTTCACCAGGATTGGAGACAATGTAGGGGTAAATGTTCGGCAAGTTTGTGAGTTGGAATGGCCAGTCTTCCTCTGTTAGTCCTATCATGCGGCCTGGGAGCCATTCGAGTGTTCCGTGGGTTCCGAGGTGTATCATGGCGTTTGCTTTGAAGGTTTTTTCTATCCATTTGTAGAATGCTATGTATTGGTGGTGGGGTGGCAAGTATGATTCATGGTAGTTTTGCACTTCTTCCCATCCGCGGCTTGGCTGTATACCTATGAAGATGTTCCCTAGGATTATCCCTGGGATTACTATTGTCCCATTTATTGTCATCACTTCCCCTGGTGGCTCTCCCCATTTCATGATAACTTCTTCTTTCAGTTTTTCTGGGAGTTCATTGAACCATTTAAGATATGTTTCAAGGCTTATGAGTTGTCCGTTTTCTTCCAAGCTGGGTCTATGTTTTGAGAGGTATTGTTCGAGTAGTGGTTTTGCCCATGTACCTTTATTGCCACATTCTACCAATAGTGTGTAGAGTTCTTCTGGGGATGGGATATTGCCTGTTGTGTACCCTTTTTCTTTGAGTTTGATGAGTAGGTCGTGTAGACTTTGGAAGACGTCAAGGTAGGATGCTGTGAGCCCATCCTTTCCAGGCGGATAATTGTATACTATGATAGCCAATTTTTTGGTGTTGTTTTCAAATTCTTTTAATTTCGCCCATTTATCAGCTATGTTCACTATTTTTTTAACACCTGAATCTATTGGTATTTCGTCCATTGTACTTGGGTCTGTGTATGATACAACGATTGGTGAGAATACGCCTTCGAAGCTTGGTATTGTAACTTGCCATGTCCATTCGTATTGTGCTCCGAGGGGGTTGGTGAGACTTGAATTGTCATATAGTTGCACGCCTTTGATCACTGGAATATCCAGTATTGTAAGTTCTTGGAGCGCGCCTCCATTGGGGAGGTTGGCATAGTTCAAAGACCAAGAGTATAATGATATTATTGCATTTACGTCCCTTCCAAGGGCTTTGCCAGTTATAATTTCTTCTAGGAATGATGTTATAGGTGGATTAGTTGCACCCTGGTAGAGGCAGAAGGCGGCTCTCCCATTTTTTTCGGCTTCTCTGATTATTGCATCAACCACTGGGGATGGTGAGTAGCCTATCACGATAATGAATGGTCCTGTGATGTTTTTTGTCTGGTTGTACCATTTTCCGAATTCTTTGTAGAGGTTCAAGCGTTGTTCATTTGACCAGCTTGTATAGTTTTGGTCTATCCATTTTAGGCTGTCGTATGGTGGTGTCAGTCCAGGGTTTGTTTCTATCCAATTTTTTATCTGATCTCTTGTGGGAATGATCCCTGCCACGCCATAATCAGGATGGTATAATCCCCAGTCTGGGTTTGACATTATTGGCCCTTCACCATGCTCAACTGGGTTGTAATCTGTCTCGTTGAGGAGGTAGTATATGTATTTTATCATGTTTTCGAGGTTTTCTCTTGCTGCTGTTCCAGTGGCGAGGGCCCAATAACTTGCTATGTAGGTGTTTTCTATGGTGTCTGGTGTGTCGTTGGTGTCATTTCCTTTGAGTAGGTGTAGTCCTGTACCACCATAGGGGTCGTTGTCTGTGTCTGTGGGATAGCCGAATGCTGCTGCTATCATATAATTTTTGTTCGCAGGACTTCTGAGAAGGTATGGGTACCATGAGTCGCCCCATCCTGTGCCTGGCATTGCCATGTCAAGGTATGCGAAGTTCACATATTCTAGTATCCAATCATTGGCTTGGGAACTAGGATTCCACATGTCATGGTATATTATGCGTCTATTGTTTAATGATGCGAGTATCTTTGCTTTTTCCGGTGCTGAACTTATTATGGCGATATCTGGCATGAATGTATGGTTTATTGTGCAAGTTCCATGTATGGTGTATGTGACTTTTTTGTAGTTGAGGTAGGATATTTCCAATTCTACCGGTTTTGTCATGGGGGTGAATGCGATGGTATACTGGCCGTTTTTGTCGGTTTTTGTCTCATTTATGATTTTTCCGTTGTATTTTATTTGTATTGTTGCATTTTCGACTGGTATGGCATTATCTAGGCTTGTGTATGTTCCGTTTGTTTCATTGTAGATTTCTTTGATTTGGCCGTTAACTTCGGCGGCTGATATTGTGTTTATCATGGCGATAGTGATGAAAACTGAGATAATCAAAGTTAGTCTTTTCATGCTTTTTTCACCTCCTTTATTGTTTATTATAATAAATTAATATTTAAAGTTTACTTTAAATAATTTAAAGTTAAGTTGATATATTGTTCGTTAGTTTAAAAAGAGGATCGATAATATTATTTTAGCCATAAGCACATAACCTACTATAGAAGTTCTTGGAGGGATAATCCAGATGGAGATAAAAGTGGTAGAACTAGAATTTGAAGAAGACATAAATTTTATACTTGGTCAAAGCCACTTCATAAAAACAGTTGAAGACCTATATGAGGCTATAGTGAATACAGTACCCCATGCAAAATTTGGAATCGCATTCGCAGAGGCATCAGGGGATTGCCTCGTAAGACATGCAGGTAATGATGAAGAATTGGAAGAACTTGCAGCCGACAAAATGCTCGATATAGCGGCTGGACACTCATTCCTCATACTCTTAAGAAACGCTTTCCCAATAAACGTGCTTCAACGCATAAAAGATGTTCCAGAAGTTGTTAACATCTTCTGCGCAACAGCCAACCCAGTACAAGTACTCCTAGTCGAAACACAACAGGGCAGGGGGATCATAGGAGTAATAGATGGTGAAAGTCCACGTAAAATAGAAAAAGAAGAAGACATAATCCAGAGAAAACAATTCTTAAGGAAAATCGGCTACAAATTCTGAAACCCCCCCAAATTCTTAATAGGGTTTAGTCTGAAGTGTGTAATAACAAAATTTTATTAGATGACACTCTACATATGAGATCATGAAATTTTTGCAACTTGCAAAGGAAGGAAAAAATAACTGGTGGAGATACTTACTCACCATCATATTAACAAATCCTGGCATCTCAATAGGTACAATCATAGGTCTATTATCAATCTACATCCTATTTGATGTCACTAGCCTTCTATTCAATCTTGCTGGTTTACACCCTCCAATAGGAAGATTCCTCCAAGGATTCGCGGATCTTCTCTCCTATAATATTACAAGCGCATTCTTGATGCTGCTCCTATTCTTCTGCATGGTATCTATCCATAGAAGAGATTTTAAGAGCGTTTTAACAGCCCATGAACGCATAAAATGGTATAGGATCCTTAAGGGTTTTGTTGTGTGGTTTTCGATGCTTTTGATATTTCTCATTTTCAGTTTACCAGATCCTAACCTTAAGTTCACCTTTGATGGTGCGGTCTATCCATTACTTTTTATTATAAGCTTAACTATCTTCTTCCAGGCTGGTTTTGAGGAAATTTTTTTTAGAGGATACATCCTACAAGCCTTAAATTTGTTTTTGAAGAAACCCCCATTAGCCGTTCTAATATCTTCTATAATATTTGCCATTGGGCACTGGGGAAACCAGCTAACATTCGTAGGCAATCTTAACATCTTCATTGACACATTCATCTTCGCCATAGTAGTG
The nucleotide sequence above comes from Methanothermobacter tenebrarum. Encoded proteins:
- a CDS encoding cobaltochelatase subunit CobN, which encodes MKRLTLIISVFITIAMINTISAAEVNGQIKEIYNETNGTYTSLDNAIPVENATIQIKYNGKIINETKTDKNGQYTIAFTPMTKPVELEISYLNYKKVTYTIHGTCTINHTFMPDIAIISSAPEKAKILASLNNRRIIYHDMWNPSSQANDWILEYVNFAYLDMAMPGTGWGDSWYPYLLRSPANKNYMIAAAFGYPTDTDNDPYGGTGLHLLKGNDTNDTPDTIENTYIASYWALATGTAARENLENMIKYIYYLLNETDYNPVEHGEGPIMSNPDWGLYHPDYGVAGIIPTRDQIKNWIETNPGLTPPYDSLKWIDQNYTSWSNEQRLNLYKEFGKWYNQTKNITGPFIIVIGYSPSPVVDAIIREAEKNGRAAFCLYQGATNPPITSFLEEIITGKALGRDVNAIISLYSWSLNYANLPNGGALQELTILDIPVIKGVQLYDNSSLTNPLGAQYEWTWQVTIPSFEGVFSPIVVSYTDPSTMDEIPIDSGVKKIVNIADKWAKLKEFENNTKKLAIIVYNYPPGKDGLTASYLDVFQSLHDLLIKLKEKGYTTGNIPSPEELYTLLVECGNKGTWAKPLLEQYLSKHRPSLEENGQLISLETYLKWFNELPEKLKEEVIMKWGEPPGEVMTINGTIVIPGIILGNIFIGIQPSRGWEEVQNYHESYLPPHHQYIAFYKWIEKTFKANAMIHLGTHGTLEWLPGRMIGLTEEDWPFQLTNLPNIYPYIVSNPGEGLVAKDRSNALIIDHMTPAMVQGGLYGDLIEIHDLIHQYNNALKVGNLQILPELENGIKTKASKLGFNMSDDFKQALEELHLRLHEIENDIIPLGLHSLGKILSGEELVEEVFTITSSRSDFLENVKRKLYPSIAIGYPEMSNDASYEDEVKNIKETAKEWIRSIINGTIPVGIEANDLEFINDTINKIRANKEWQNLLDALNGGFVEPGLAGDPAWNDVLPTGVNFYAANPKKMPTKAAWETAKKIVDKLLADYYKVHGKFPELVGMVMWGTELLRTDGLAIAEFLYLLGVKPEWNSNGDVKPEPVLMSPSELKIVIDGVEMQRPRVDVFVTAVTGYQGWIDLMNRAVELAVSANDTINYVKRHYDECQSLDRVFGLRGLVLEGTGVSDLLPNTSKWEATSELADVYLSRVSYAWKSTATGISIQQNKGTFQYLLKNMDLMTQNLDSTWRLLDTDDYYDWFGGMLLASRQLGGNPETSLVDIRNKNNIATRSIKEEIELEIRSQLLNPKYMDSLLSSPSGWMEYASRYKNAFAVAVTSNSISEQLWTQMAENLLTPRFGAPGPYGAFAVQSMIGWVLEANRRGIWTPSNSGLVTKLVDKYIEIANQYGVVCCHHTCSNIVFNQWIVSVSSLNSAALQKFVGVFGAVTGVGITVPGQASTGTPGTPGAPGPSPGYTGTTGTGSQVSGRVGTFGTATLGVVAAGAAGSAGSSSGGPGKTGKVFEVSASQSGGSGSQMPFYALLGVIGIVALIGAGYFLKGHGKL
- a CDS encoding adenosine-specific kinase — protein: MEIKVVELEFEEDINFILGQSHFIKTVEDLYEAIVNTVPHAKFGIAFAEASGDCLVRHAGNDEELEELAADKMLDIAAGHSFLILLRNAFPINVLQRIKDVPEVVNIFCATANPVQVLLVETQQGRGIIGVIDGESPRKIEKEEDIIQRKQFLRKIGYKF
- a CDS encoding CPBP family intramembrane glutamic endopeptidase is translated as MKFLQLAKEGKNNWWRYLLTIILTNPGISIGTIIGLLSIYILFDVTSLLFNLAGLHPPIGRFLQGFADLLSYNITSAFLMLLLFFCMVSIHRRDFKSVLTAHERIKWYRILKGFVVWFSMLLIFLIFSLPDPNLKFTFDGAVYPLLFIISLTIFFQAGFEEIFFRGYILQALNLFLKKPPLAVLISSIIFAIGHWGNQLTFVGNLNIFIDTFIFAIVVAVITVLEDGVETAIGIHTANNMFCALVVNDGTSSFYKPLPSLFTDFSIPPSPIEQLYYSILMNGILLAIIILPQKLNVLKKIALR
- a CDS encoding response regulator, yielding MKSVLIVEDDAIVALDLKSRIEKLGYKVIGSVASGQEALNKITETRPDLVIMDIVLRGKMDGIEVAEKIKDLKIPIVFLTAYSDPETIKRARKAGAYGYLLKPYDDNSLKVAIKTALKRYEADIRDLLKAPSPDVTEVAETPNILLVEDDAIIAADFEEKLKDAGFNVVGVEVTGEQAVKTASKLKPDVVIMDVVLKGKMDGIKAAKIIQGDYDIPVIYLTAYSDDKTLSRILESEPYGYLVKPCNIEQLKAEIQVVLETFHETKEYSKRMHDITVTKAEEMKIEKTAVFFVSSIIISLAIYGFISRDMTWLMYVLFIPVSYSLLYFVSSFKKPNRPSNGEMPMVSILVPAHNEENTIRECVESLSRLDYHLNGSRNYEIIVINDGSTDGTGAILKELVKEHKHLHVVTRKAPFAFNGKGYALNDGLTLANGDIIAVFDADARVRPDFLKKIIPYFEGENVAGVQSRVRMYNADKNLLTKMQDIEFAIFGNLIMRSRMNMGVSAFLGGNGQLVRKDIIKEVGGWDGYAATEDLNLTVKLMLKGYYVRYCPEAEVWQEAVPEWPAFFKQRTRWLTGNLETLFVYLPPVIDAPIPIRMKIDSIFYLFSLLFIGFVMLGYIVFILNIGGFTMGMRAPFIIGLISTIAFFPLTITGIKRDGYSIPRSIILSIEYWAYCLYLLPLFLIATAHIIRRSEKRWAKTRHIGN